Genomic DNA from Candidatus Thermoplasmatota archaeon:
CGAAATAATCGAAGATTATCCCTATGATGTCAGAGGAGCGAGCTGTTTGATTTTAGGCTTTACTTTTAAAGGGAAACCTCTTCATATAGTTTGTGGTAGGGTTGGGGAAGAGATTATAATCATTACAGTATATGAGCCCAGTCTCAGTGAATGGCAAGAAGATTTGAAGATAAGGAGGTGATAAGGATGGTGGCGAGGTGTTACTTTTGTGGTGGCAAGGTAGAGAAAG
This window encodes:
- a CDS encoding DUF4258 domain-containing protein, which gives rise to MKIEQIKEKVRKGKYYISFTHTEKLRKRRINTGEIEEAISRGEIIEDYPYDVRGASCLILGFTFKGKPLHIVCGRVGEEIIIITVYEPSLSEWQEDLKIRR